GAAAACCTCTAGTTTAATGATAGTGGCCAGCTTGCAGTTTACAGTTTACAGTTTACAAGTGTAAATGAGCACTTCGAGCATATCAGGAAACAGAGGTTTTCATTTCTCTTCAGTATAGTTACAATTTTCAGGAATTAAGATTCAGTATAGCACACTATTTGCAATGTCTTGCAAGTAATTCCTTTCTCCTTGCAAGTCATCAAAAGCATAAGAATTAAGAAGCTGCCTGCCAAGCATAAACTTTTTATCAACGTCGGTAAGGTCAGCTTGCTGGCAAACAAGTTGCCAGTTTTCAGCAATGGCATTAAGTTGTTGTGCAACTATGGCCAGCGCATCTTTTTCTGAGAGAAAATAGATGTAAGCTGCATCAAGACAACTGGAAATCTTACTCATACGGTTATTCCCTTCAATGAGCATAGCCTGAGACGCTTCATTGCCCGTTCGGTTTTGCGGACAAATATCGTAGGCTGGTGTCAATTGCAGCATTTTTCCATCCCAAAAAGCTGCATGATTGCGCGCATGATCATCAGTATTGCCTGCTAGAATATTAAACGTGATGCGCCCAAAAAGCTCTTTGAGGGTGGCAGAGGCATCTGTAAATCTGGAGCGGATAATTTCCGACAAGTTTTCATAACTGGCATAACGCGCCATCATTTCATCTAACTCTAATAACGTTAGCACAGAAACCATACACTTGCGTTGCCACCCCTTTTGTGACAGCACACGATCAAAGCGCTCAATAAGAAGGACATCTTTATTTGATGATCGTGTAAGTGAAACTGGTGCTACATTAAGTCCTGCAAGATGAGCCAACCTCATGGCAACAAATTCGGCCTTTACAACGCTATACAAATCCGCCTGCAAAGAAAATTTAGCAATATACTTAGTGTTATCCTCTTCAATCAAAGCCTTAGGGCGCGCTCCACCGATGGAAGTACCATGATTTAACGCCTGATTGAGCTCAGGAGAAAGGGG
This sequence is a window from Pseudomonadota bacterium. Protein-coding genes within it:
- a CDS encoding type II toxin-antitoxin system HipA family toxin, producing MISDKAKSYDEVFVWIWLPGKVEPVVAGKLTAQGKTLVFNYGKSYLERNDAIAIFDPELPLRAGLLPLLPGMSMPSCLRDAAPDAWGRRIIINKILGAQGKGLDVSQLDELTYLLHSGSDRIGALDFQLSPVNYEPRSPANASLEELLEATERVEKGLPLSPELNQALNHGTSIGGARPKALIEEDNTKYIAKFSLQADLYSVVKAEFVAMRLAHLAGLNVAPVSLTRSSNKDVLLIERFDRVLSQKGWQRKCMVSVLTLLELDEMMARYASYENLSEIIRSRFTDASATLKELFGRITFNILAGNTDDHARNHAAFWDGKMLQLTPAYDICPQNRTGNEASQAMLIEGNNRMSKISSCLDAAYIYFLSEKDALAIVAQQLNAIAENWQLVCQQADLTDVDKKFMLGRQLLNSYAFDDLQGERNYLQDIANSVLY